The following is a genomic window from Nymphaea colorata isolate Beijing-Zhang1983 chromosome 3, ASM883128v2, whole genome shotgun sequence.
CACGAACTAACTGATCTCAAGTAGTAGTAAGGTTAGGTACTGTAGGCCAACTGTATAAAGTTCTCAATTCGATTTTTTGTTATGCTCTTCAAATTGGGTAATTTAGCAATAACTTTTCCCATTTCCTGAACATCTAATTTGGGTTTGCCCTGTGGATTTCAAGTTTCATGTTTTTGCTATAAAGTTCGATACTAATGTGTGCATCATTTGTCATTTTTGGTAGACGAAGGAAGAGGGActttcaatgttttttatttttttttaaaaaaaaatctagattttttcaaaaagaacacCTTCACCAAAAAATGCCTGAGAAAAACCGCTCCCATATTTTTCCAAGAACGACATTTATgacaataaatttataaattccGAAACTAGATTATGGATCTAGTGGGCCGTGGACTTGTTTTTTGTTAGAATTCTAAATTCCTTAATTGTCTGTCAATTGAGAGACCTAACCTTCAAAACCTTACTAGAAGTGCAGCATAGCAACAGATCTCATTcccaaaattaattaaattgcaaataagaaaatttcCACCTTCGTGAGGAAACCTATCAGATATAACAACTGCTGTCTTTGACatgataaaattcaaaatttacgTACTCCGGATTCTGCCTTTCTCTgcccatattttttttaagtttaaaaaattgcaaaaaaaatctaaaaaaaaagagataaacgTACACGTATTTATATGATGCTGCTTTcctttagaaaagaaaaaaaaaactgtttccTCAAAAGTGTTTTGCCATTGCAACGCATGACCGGTGCTTATGGATCTGATATTTGGATCTTTACCTTATCTAAATCAGACCTAGATTTGTCTTGGAAGGGTAAatttttggatttagattgttATTTGTATAAGAAAAAAACGTGGATACTCAAAGAACTTGGGTCTATGGGATAAGTGGGTGcggaaattatttttttttacattgaaaaaatcaaatttttttagacCGGTCGCTCCTCGTCGCTCTTCTTGGCCCGACCTTGGTCCGGCCCGCAAatcgtcttggcccgaccctaaaaaaaatcctggctctgcccctggaTATAATGCCCGAGATATTCGAATTAGATTGCTAGTCCCACTCAAATTTAGGTTTCTCAAGTTCAAATAATTTGATCGGATTAGATCAAATATCCGTATCTGCTCTTCTGTTATTGCCTTTGGTCTTACCTGTCACTGGTCAAACATATCAAAGAATGCCTTTGCCTAACAAAATGGTTTAAATGGAGGCTAAGGGGGGGTCCACCCGAGCCATAGCCCGAGTGAGcccaggaattttttttttttacattgaaaaaaacaaatttttttagtttggcctgaCCGATAGCTCCTCGTCGCTTCTCTTAGCCCGACCCTGGCCCAGCCCGCAAatcgtcttggcccgaccctaaaaaaaatcctagctccgcccctggatATAATGCCCGAGATATTCAAATTAGATTGCTAGTCCCACTCAAATTTAGGTTTCTCAAGTTCAAATAATTTGATCGGATTAGATCAAATATCCGTATCTGCTCTTCTGTTATTGCCTTTGGTCTTACCTGTCATTGGTCAAACATATCAAAGAATGCCTTCGCCTAACAAAGTGGTTTAAATGGACGCTGATGTCCCTCTCAGTTGGTTAATATGGGAATTCATGTTCCACAGGCCCCTTAAAGGGGTATTCTTGTCTTTTCATGAAGCCATTTTTATGAATTTCACGACTGTTCTTATAGAAGGGGAGTCCTTTGATTCAACATCAAAGACATTTTTTGACGGTTATGACCCTTAATGTTAGAGGCTTAACATATAATTAACATATAACCTGCCCTGCCCTCAAAGGAACACTTTCTTTCGTATGAAAATAAGAAGCTGGTTACGTGTTATACTCTTGTTTAACAAGTGATcatatgttaaagttttttttcaCCTAGATTTGGTATCAAATTAGTTAAGCACTTGGAATTAGTTAAGCACTTGGATCAAGTTCCTGGCCGAAGCCAGTTGCCGGCTAGTGACCATCGCTTTACTTAACGATGAGCTTTCACTTACTCACTTCCGCGTGACTCTACATTGTTGTGAATACAACATACGCATTCACAGAAAGAATTAGCTCTAACCCACGTGCACCCCTATGCGCATATTAATGTTATGAGTAGAGAACTTACGGATGGACTTGCACCTTTTGAATGGACTAACAATCATGATCCACTTGTATGTTTTGTCTTTGCATCACTGCACTACACATTTAAAGTCTATTGTTTTTTTGCTTGACTCAACATTGGATTGAATCTCACTTGCTTTTCAAACAATGTCTAAGTTGGCCAAGCAACTCCAAATAACCAAAGTGTTTTTATTAACTAAATAGAAAACTAAAagccaaaacaagaaaaaaaaatctcttgaAAATTACCAAATTACCCCTTGTGGTGATTCCCATTTTAGATGCATAGCATGGAAAGCACCTCCACAAAATTGGAGGtttaaaaaataagaggaaTGTAGGTGTCATTGAGAAGAATTGTTTTTTCATACTCGCACGCAATCTATAGACAAACGTTTAATATTGCATATATTTAATAGAACCACTTAATATTTAGGAAATTACAGATAACTATCGAACTTTATAAACAAAATACATACACTTGGTAAACAAAAAGTTGCTAAAATATATCTAAATCGAGTAGTCTACCTTAACATGCAAGTACTCAAAAAACGAGAGCTTCTGCGATTCTAGAGGcaaaaagcaagagagaaaaagatatgaaACTATTACTCCTTTTAAgcacattttaatatttttcattcatgaaGCGCGTGATTGAGAAACATTTTATTTAGTCAAGAAGTTATTCATAATTTTTCGAAGTCTAGGAAGTTATCTGTAAATTCTTTTGGGTGGTCCTCGTTCCGGCTGCTCACCGACACTTGGGGTTCTCCGATTTGGGTTTGGCGTACACGTCCGGAGTGTAATCAATCCACAACATACCTGTCATTTACCAAACCTTCTTACCGGCCGATCGTGGATCCCCAGCTAAAAACGTACTGAACTGAAGAAATGCCAATGTCgacttcttcttctccaccttTCCCATCCGACGCGGAGAAGAATTGGAGTGTGCAGcaatggaggaggaagaagattaCGCCCAGAAGCCACTGCTCGCtacttcatcatcatcatcttcatacGACCTGGTGAAAAAAACAGGTGAACACCCAATCTCCCAGGAGCCCAAATTTCAGATTTCTCTGCTTTTCGGACGAAACCAGAATCTTGATTCCTCTGTTTTCCCTCTGATTGTGAAGAAAGATTTGGTTGGCATTCTTGCGAATAGCTAAAATTTTGATCTTCCTGTTGTTGGCAGGGAATTTCTGGACTACAACTGCCCATATAATCACAGCGGTGATAGGGTCAGGGGTTCTGTCGTTGGCATGGAGTGTGGCTCAGCTGGGATGGATTGGAGGCCCTCTTTCAATGCTGATCTTTGCAGCAGTCACTGTGTTGTCTTCATGGCTGCTTGCCGATTGCTACAGGTCACCTGATCCAGAGACAGGGTCCATCATCAACCACACCTATATGCAAGCTGTAAGGCAGCACTTAGGTTAGTCAATTCTCTTCAGTTTTCTTCGTATATGATCTTATATCAGAACTAGACTTAGGCCTCACGTTAATCTTAATTCTTAATTTAGTTCATTCATCTCAGTCGCGTTcaatatgcattttttgcatGTTGATTGAATGCATTATATGATTGTTTGCGAAGGGCTTGGTGCATAGAATAAAACCTTACCAAGCAGGAGAGATGTCGCGAACTTTATGCTTCGTTAGTTGGATTACATCAAAGTCTTGTAGCAGGAAACTTAAGTTTGAGGATACG
Proteins encoded in this region:
- the LOC126409892 gene encoding amino acid permease 3-like isoform X1, translated to MEEEEDYAQKPLLATSSSSSSYDLVKKTGNFWTTTAHIITAVIGSGVLSLAWSVAQLGWIGGPLSMLIFAAVTVLSSWLLADCYRSPDPETGSIINHTYMQAVRQHLGLGA
- the LOC126409892 gene encoding amino acid permease 3-like isoform X2; this translates as MEEEEDYAQKPLLATSSSSSSYDLVKKTGNFWTTTAHIITAVIGSGVLSLAWSVAQLGWIGGPLSMLIFAAVTVLSSWLLADCYRSPDPETGSIINHTYMQAVRQHLG